In the Gossypium arboreum isolate Shixiya-1 chromosome 10, ASM2569848v2, whole genome shotgun sequence genome, one interval contains:
- the LOC108487725 gene encoding glucan endo-1,3-beta-glucosidase 8-like, with product MVQAKFFLWAYVLIFLPTSIVVQGLGVNWGVIASHPLDPKIVVNMLKDNGIKKVKLFHADADILNALAGTNIEVMVGIPNHSLESLSKKYSVAQAWVKANITAYMGKKGVNFKYVAVGNEAFLTAYNGTFNNLLLPAMKNILKALNEAGVGKDIKVSTPLNGDVYTTPTYKPSDGIFRKDLADIMNGICEFLQKNDAAFIVNIYPFLNLYQNPGFPESYAFFDNDDSHSMDDHGVKYRSVLDANIDTLVAALKVANFLDIPIIVGEVGWPTDGNIYATTKNAKRFYNGLLKRMAKNEGTPLRPKQYPEVYIFSLLDEDLKSIDPGMFERHWGIFSFDGQPKFALDLSGKGQNKSLVGGKNVPYMEKQWCVYNKDASNKKDLAVKVAWACNNTDCTTLVPGASCSGMGVAVNASVAFNMYYQMANQTKVACDFQGLAKIVKEDPSNGTCKFPIMIKSFGATSNSSSSASGSSSSSSSSDSPSSSPSVSHSPSLIFYFFVGICIAWFA from the exons ATGGTTCAAGCTAAGTTCTTTCTATGGGCATATGTATTGATATTTCTCCCTACTAGTATTGTAGTGCAAGGCCTTGGTGTCAATTGGGGTGTTATAGCATCACATCCTTTAGACCCTAAGATTGTTGTTAACATGTTAAAAGATAATGGCATTAAAAAGGTTAAGCTTTTCCATGCTGATGCAGACATTCTAAACGCCTTGGCTGGAACCAATATTGAGGTTATGGTGGGAATCCCCAATCATTCTTTGGAAAGTCTTTCTAAAAAATATAGTGTAGCTCAAGCTTGGGTTAAAGCTAATATCACTGCATATATGGGTAAAAAGGGTGTCAACTTCAA ATACGTGGCAGTAGGAAATGAAGCATTTCTAACAGCTTACAATGGGACGTTCAACAACCTTTTACTCCCAGCTATGAAAAACATTTTGAAGGCATTAAATGAAGCTGGAGTTggaaaagatatcaaagtatcaaCACCACTCAATGGTGATGTTTACACTACACCTACTTACAAACCGTCAGATGGAATATTTCGAAAAGATTTGGCAGATATCATGAATGGAATATGTGAATTTCTCCAAAAAAATGATGCTGCTTTTATCGTCAATATCTATCCTTTCCTAAATCTTTACCAAAATCCTGGATTCCCTGAATCTTATGCCTTCTTTGATAACGATGATTCACACTCTATGGATGATCATGGTGTTAAATATCGTAGTGTTTTAGATGCTAATATTGACACTCTCGTCGCTGCACTTAAAGTAGCTAATTTCTTGGATATACCAATCATCGTGGGGGAAGTTGGATGGCCAACTGATGGCAATATTTATGCCACaacaaaaaatgctaaaaggtTCTATAATGGGTTGCTAAAGAGAATGGCAAAAAATGAAGGAACTCCACTTCGCCCGAAACAATATCCTGAAGTGTATATATTCTCTTTGTTGGATGAAGATCTTAAGAGTATTGATCCAGGAATGTTTGAGAGGCATTGGGGAATTTTCAGCTTTGATGGACAACCTAAGTTTGCACTTGATTTGTCAGGGAAAGGACAAAACAAGTCGCTTGTTGGTGGAAAAAATGTCCCATACATGGAAAAGCAATGGTGTGTGTATAACAAGGATGCTTCCAACAAAAAAGATTTGGCTGTAAAGGTCGCATGGGCTTGCAATAATACCGATTGCACGACCTTGGTACCTGGGGCTTCATGTTCTGGTATGGGCGTTGCCGTGAATGCGTCGGTTGCCTTCAACATGTACTACCAAATGGCCAATCAAACTAAAGTTGCATGTGATTTTCAAGGTTTAGCTAAGATTGTCAAGGAAGATCCATCTAATGGGACTTGCAAGTTCCCAATTATGATTAAATCTTTCGGAGCAACATCCAATTCTTCGTCGTCTGCATCTGGATCTTCATCCTCATCTTCTTCGTCCGactctccttcttcttctccctcTGTCAGCCATTCTCCTTCACTTATATTTTACTTTTTTGTGGGCATTTGCATTGCTTGGTTTGCATAA
- the LOC108487147 gene encoding iron-sulfur assembly protein IscA, chloroplastic isoform X1 — protein MAITSISTNWSALFRFSNHSKHSLYLPQSTISLRFSRSSLSCGKPLSIRATAVPAAPTAEGLAPAITLTDNALRHLNKMRAERDEDLCLRIGVKQGGCSGMSYTMDFEKRSNARADDSIIEYNGFTIVCDPKSLLFLFGMQLDYSDALIGGGFSFRNPNATQTCGCGKSFTAEM, from the exons CTTCTCAAACCACTCGAAACATTCACTCTATTTACCCCAAAGTACCATTTCTTTACGGTTTTCACGATCCAGTCTCAGCTGcggaaaacccctttcaattcgAGCAACCGCCGTTCCAGCGGCTCCTACAGCGGAGGGGTTGGCACCGGCTATTACGTTGACGGATAATGCTTTGAGGCACTTGAATAAGATGAGAGCAGAGCGTGATGAGGATTTGTGCTTAAGAATTGGGGTTAAGCAAGGTGGGTGTTCGGGCATGTCTTATACGATGGATTTTGAGAAGAGGTCTAATGCTAGAGCCGATGACTCTATCATTGAATATAACGGATTTACGATCG TGTGTGATCCAAAAAGCCTTCTCTTCTTATTTGGAATGCAGTTAGACTACAGTGATGCTCTTATTGGTGGAGGTTTCTCTTTCAGGAACCCCAATGCTACCCAGACATGCGGTTGCGGTAAATCGTTTACAGCAGAAATGTGA